Proteins from a single region of Peptostreptococcaceae bacterium:
- the tuf gene encoding elongation factor Tu (EF-Tu; promotes GTP-dependent binding of aminoacyl-tRNA to the A-site of ribosomes during protein biosynthesis; when the tRNA anticodon matches the mRNA codon, GTP hydrolysis results; the inactive EF-Tu-GDP leaves the ribosome and release of GDP is promoted by elongation factor Ts; many prokaryotes have two copies of the gene encoding EF-Tu): EMCMPGDNIEMTIELITPIAIEEGLRFAIREGGRTVGAGAVATIIE; encoded by the coding sequence TGAAATGTGCATGCCTGGAGACAACATCGAGATGACGATTGAACTTATCACTCCGATAGCCATCGAAGAAGGCCTCCGATTCGCCATAAGAGAAGGCGGAAGAACAGTAGGAGCAGGCGCGGTAGCAACAATAATCGAATAA